TATCCGAATCTGAAGGGAAATAGTTGAAAGAGATATACTTTGAATTAGGGGAGAGTAGTCTATGTGTGTAACTATTTTCAGCAATTCGGATTACCTGAGCTATTGCGTATATGGCTCGCAAGATCCGTGCATAATCAGTTCCGAGCATTTGAATGAAAACATCCGCCAACAGGGTACCCCACATGCTACACAAAATAGGATCGTAATAGGTTAACACATTTCCAGAATTGAAGCCGAAGCAGAAATCAGATACCGACTTGACATGAATATCACGTGCGAGTATAGTACTTCGCCACAAGGGTCAAGTTTCGAAAGGAAAATTGGTCAAGGATTTGGCATGTATATGGACTGATCCCGGGATCAGTGAATCTAAAGATAGGTTACAAGTCATCCATGCTCCTCGTATCATATAACACGAACTATTATCCCGTTGAGCCTCAGTAAAATAAAGCCAGACCCTGCTTCTTTCATAACTACTGCTACTACAATTTTTTAGGTTGATGTCGAACCAATGAAGATCAAAGAACTCATGACTCTGAGATGTGGAGAGGTAATAAATAAGGAGTTCAAATGAAGATAAATGGATATTGTAAGCGTGAGGCAAGCCCGGACTCCATGACCTAAAGTAAAAAGTTGAGTAAAGTAGAGTCCTTACAGTGGGCCAAATAACTGTGTTATACTCCTGAGCCCCAAATACCGAGCCGCAGCAGCTTTTAGACCCTGACAAGTGACAAGTATGTTTAAGGCGAAGAATACTTTTTTATGACAATCAAACAAATTTACGAACCATATAAAAGTAACTACTAACAAGAATGAAACGAACacattcaaaattaattttgaagCATAGTCAGCCTTCCATAAATAATTCAAATGAGCAAAATAAGTCACCTGTCTAGCAGCAAGAAAGGCCACTCCAGATTCCAAGTTGATAGCCGCCAACTGCCCACCCTGCAAACCAAATACAATGAATTTAGAAACACATTGAAAGCCACGTTCGGATAAGTTTTCTAGCCTCTCAAAATGTTAATTTGGATAAAAAGACTCTCATTGAGGACCTTTCTGATTAATTCTTTCTTCATCGTATATTTGGCAGCTTCCACCGAAACATTCCCTCCTAACTACAAACAATTGGATACTGAGTCAGAATTACAATAAGAACacgttttaaataaaaagacgGGCAATTCCTTACCAATTCCAACAGTTTCTCCAATGTAAGCATCCCACCACCCTAAGTAGAAACAGTACAGGTGAACCAAAGTAGCAAACAGAAACGAAGACAGGCAAAGAGTGACAGCAACCATCATACCTTTAATATAATTGAGCGGATATCTGTTGCTCCAATCCCAAGAGCTGCAAGTTTCTGCACCTTCCAGCTGCTGAGTCCTTGCTCGAGAGAGTTAGGCCCATCATTTTTTGAGCTTACTTTTGAGCTTGAAAAGTTTTCTTGTTCTTTACTATGGAAAGTAAAAAACAAGTAAATAAAGTTAGTTTCCAGGTAAACGAGGAAGAGACTTAACATACTCCAACTACACAACAGGTTTTGAAATCATGCAAATACTTTTTTTCTCCGGAGACTGAACATAAATAGCCACAATCTGGAAGCTATcgctgtgagtgtgtgtgtataAATTTAGAAAGCTGAAACAGGAAATAATAAATCTTTGACTGCCAATTTatctttttctgaaaacaagaaCACTCATATGGAGAGATGAAGTGTTAAGACCGCCAAAGCAATGATACAAACCAAAATTGTCAAAATCAAAGTCAATCCTAATGCAGTTATGCAACTAAACAAATTGATCGTCTTTGCTCTTGAAGTAAAAGCATAATACTTTTATAATCACCTCGAATATTCATGTAAGAGATGAAGGAAAATCTCGACTTCTAGATCTTCAGCCGATAATTTAGCTGAACAAGGAACTTTTAACTTTTTCCTTACTCCAAGCAATACACTTCTATACGACGGCCTCCAGCCCCTGCTACGAACAAGATTCAAACCTTGAATTTGAGTCTATTTCGACAGATCTACGATGTTCTTCGCTTAATTGAGATAATGCTTGCTGTTTCTAATAAATTCTAGCTAAAAGGACGAGCATTAACAGCTATGCATAGAATAACCTCAATGTTGACCGTGCATCAGCAGCGAGAAAGAAAAATCGAGATTCAAGCATCGAGATATAATCTTCCCTCTCATCCGGATCTTCTCCGGTCATAAAATGGTCAATTTCATCCCTTTTCAAAACTGACTTCAACAGTGGACTGAAGAAACTGAAATGATGAATATATAAAAGGCAGATTATAATAAATCAACCTAACTTCAGCCGAAATCACTAAATTGCCTAACATATCTGCAGCTACAAGCATTTCATCAAGCAGCTAATAGGTGAATGAAAAGGGAAAAACACCTTCGCCCAAATAAAATCCTTTCAAGTTCATATAATTCAGAATCAGACGCGAGCTCAAGCACTCTCCGTAGCTCTGGATCATAGGCGCTGCTTTCACTTTCCTCTGGGAAGAAGAAAACAAAGAGTAATCAATTCGAAACCCGAAACCTAAAACCATGAAATCAGCAGCATTGTGGTACTCACCATATGGATATCCCGAAATTGAAGCAAAAGCGGGCCCTAACACGAGCCTCAATTGCAGGCCACGATTAAAAGGACTCTTTTTGGGGTTGAAAATCAGCTGCGAGATTGAGAAATTATCTTAATTAATGCCATATTATAGTGATAGTGATTGAGTGATGGTGTTTAGAAGTACTCACTGGAAAAGTGTGACGCTGGGAGAAAAGTGTGTGGTATTGGTGGGAGAAGTGGGTTGGGAGGGCGGGGTTCACCGAAGAGAGCGGTGGCGCTGTGGTAGTCGACGGCGGATACATGGGTGGTCGACGGCGGCGCTTATAGCAACACCACTGCGGAGGAAATAATACTAAATTTTTTgcttaattcattatttttattttttttactaaagaTTTATGAGTAAATCTTATAGCTAAAATATTCCACCTATTTAGCtaactaaaatataaacatttttgaattgaaattgaCTTTATAGTATCAATATtaccaataaataaataaaatgtacgCAAACAACTTAATAATAGCAGAATCAATGAAGTACTACTACAAATTTGTATAAATCGAGTTATCGAGTAAAATTATTGAAGAATATTTACAAATTGggaaaaatattactatatcaAGTTAGGACATgctttaaattaaaaatcattaaaCATATCAAGCAAATTATATTTCACCTTTCATTTAAACATTGCAAAAACCAAATAGCCAGCAAATGATAAGTAAATGCTAGCAATTCtaaaatggaagaatttggcTGAATGATAAGCACAAAAGCATTCATTTAACTACATCATTTTCCAAACCCCTTTTGCTATTTTACAACACTAGCCAATATCTAAACATCACAGCATTTTAATTTCAACACAATCTCAAGCGTCAAGGCTTCAACTAGGACCGTTGCTGTCACCGTCACCGCCCTCTTCTTCGTCTTTGATGTATGGCCATCTTTAAAGCATTCAAGAAATCGAATTTGCAGAGACGGTAGGGCAACTCGATCACAGGATTGGGAAAGAATAGTGATAGGAAGTAATAAATGGCGGAATTGAGGGATGATGTCTGACTGCAATCACAGGCCAGCAGAGACCAACCCATGCAACGTGACGATACCAATCACGACGTTTTCATCATTAATGACAGGCAAGAACTGCACTGGTGACGGAGGAGACTCCATCTTCTGCATTGCCTCCACAGCCATGGCTTCGGGGCCAATGGTCCTCGGGTTCCTGGAATAAACATATAAGAGTTGTTGAACTTTCTCAATCAAAAATCAAGAAGCAAATGCATATGGTCCCGAGAATAGATCACACGTAGCAGCTGATAAACCGACCTAATATAGAGTTAAAATATGAGGAAGGGTGGAAGAAGTTAGAGCCAGTTTCTATGCTTCAACAAGGCCTTGCCATGTCAGTATTCGACTTTGTGAACTAGAAACATGTTCCTACAAAATCTTGTCTCTGTTAAACAATGTCTAAGCGCCAGAAATTGCAAGAAAACTAATAGCAGAACTAGCCTGCCTACCCCCCCTCCTTCTCATGCCTATTACCGAGCCACACCCTTCGCCTTTTTGCCATACAACAATTTAGAATTCATCCAACAAATGGCCGAGGAAGAAAAATGATCAGAAACAGAGTACCATGACGCAAAATAGGCTGTAAATTTCACCAATTGTTTAGTTTTTTCATAAACAAACCAAAATCTAGATTTTATTACAAGAAACTGCCAATTTCCTTCAGAAATTATACATAAATCAAGTTTTCGCCAGATCATAAGAAAAcatactacttcctccgtccacaataaatagtttcatttatggacggcatgggttttaatgataaattggtaaagtaagaaggggggggggggaggtAGGTAAATTatgagagaggagaaaaagtaTATAAAGTGTGAAAAAAAAGTTTCCATTTTTGAAATGGGATTATTTTTCATGAACAccctaaaatggcaaaatgagactatttttcatggaccgAAGGAGTAACATATAAGCATTATGGAAGGTGGTTCTAAGTGGGCTTACTCACCAAAATGAGAATCTAAGTTGAGTACGAGGGTAAGTTAGTATTTGTGCCGACTAAAAGTTAAAAGTTATACAACTCCATAGCAACCATAGAAAACTTATGGATTCCCAAATGCATTTTAGTCTTTATGACATTTTCAAGAAAAGATGTTTTACTTGCAAACACAGCAACTAAAAGGCATACAGTCATGAGCCAGAACAATAAAATCGGGCGAGTAAACCCACCTGTTACACATCTCTCCCACAGTGAGCTTGAAGATCCCCTCGCCACTGGCTTTCAATGTGCGTCGCAAGTCACCATCAGTGAAAGTACCGAGCAGATGGTAATCGTCGTTTATCACAAGAAGGCATCCGCAACCTTTACTGGTCAGCTCTACGAGCAGATCCATGATCAGATCTTGCTCCCTGCACACTGGAAGctcgtctttcttcttcataaCATCCTTCACCTACAACCAATATGGGACTCATTCACAACAAATCGATATAATACGGGAAATTCACCATAGCACATAATTTCAAAGGAGAGGCAATGCAATCTAAGAATGCAACAGAAAAAACAGACACACGGATAAAAGATCCACCAAAAATGAATCTTCTTCCACCGGTTTTCatgaaaaattatactccaagaAACAGATCCCACCAACCTTCATATATCACTTAGACAATTCTCCTCAATTTTCTACACAATCCAAATCTTACCACACCAACCACTAAAATAAGAAAGCACAGCCATTGAAGCAACATTAAACTCCAAGAAAGTTACATTATACTTCAAATCATAATTTCAATTCAGCATCTTTTACCACATTCATATCAAGCTTCAAAACCCTAAATCCTTCAATTTTCCCTCCTAATCCACATCACAAActcacacacaaaaaaaaaaaacaagtacagtacattaaaaaaatccccaaaattcaccttaaaaatcaagcacttcccAATCCTCCCAGCAGGATGATTCGACGCGTACTCCTCCTTGCTCAAATTCCTCGCCCCCATAAGCGCAATCGCCACCGTATCCCCAAAAACCATCTGGATCGCCGTCGACGTTACCGGCGCCAGATCGAAGGGGCACAATTCCCTCTCCAGGGGTAAATGCACGTTCAAATCGCACATCCGCGTCAGCCCATTCGGCGCCACCGACGTCACCGAGATCAGATAAACCCCCTTCGCCCTCGCGCACGGCGCCAGCTTCAGCAGCTCCTCCGAATTCCCGCTCTTGCTGAACAGCACCAGCAGATCCTCCGCCGACAGAATGCCGATGTCGCCGTGGAGCGCGTCGACGGGCGACAGGAACCCCGATTTGATGCCGAGCGAGACCAGCGTCTGCGAGATCTTCTGCGCCACGAAGCCCGATTTCCCGACGCCGGAGAAGAAGATGGTGCCCTCGGCCTTCAATAGAGCCTCCGTGAAGGCTAGGGTTTGGGAGATGTCGAGATTCTGGAAGAAATGGTTGAGGTAATTTTGCTGGCATTTGAAGAGATTGAACAAATGGGTTTTGTCTAATTTCTGGGAAGATATGTTCATTTCTTGATGTTGGGGGTCggtgaaagagagagaaagagaccCCATTTTTCCCGGGTTTCTTGCTCTACTGAGCTGCTGAATCTGTGATTGAAGGAAGAAAAAACGCGCTGAATTTTTGAGTGATTGGAGATTTTTGCGCGGATGCCAGAAGCTACTATTTATAGTAAGAAGTGTTTATCGATATATTCTTGCTAGTAAAACAAAGTTCCAAAAATAACCCTCCAAAATTAATTACTACAACTGCAGATTTTCTTAAGTTGGAGTCATGATTCGTAGAGGTGGATTAGTGCAATTGTAGCTAGTTGAAGTGACGTATAAATTTAAatgtaaaattatttaaaattgtaTATTTATAAGCATAGGTTTTACTTTTAAGTTATGTGTAAAATTATATTGGAATTGATAAATGTGAAGTGAAGTACTTTATGATACTATAAAAGTTAAGTTCGAGCTCTAATTGAATTTAACCAACTTCGAGTCGATATAAATACTTTATGAATCGACATTGCAACATATAATTCCATAATGGTGAACAATTGTCGTGGTGCATCATAAAAAAGAAGTGTGTTCTaaattagtagaatatattattttgggaTAACTGCCTTCAAAGTCACAAACTTTGCccgaattccggtttttcccacgagctttaaaattggcgtataaaaTCACGAACTTTGCATTTAGTCTGGTATTTCCCAACCCGACCCGACCCTGTGTTTTCCGGCAACTCAAAATCCTATGTGGCATGTCTGAATATTGACGTGTCCGGCATCGGAAAATcgtaaaacgacgtcgtttctaACAcctaaaacgacgtcgttttacaCAGCTGCTTCCTCCCTTCCTCCGCCAGCCCTCTTCCTCCGCCGCCCAGCACCGCCACCAGCTCCATCGTCGACAACGCCACCACCAGCTCCGCAACGCCTGAAACCTCTCTCCCTGTGTCGCCAAGTCCCCCACCGCAGTCTGAATCCTCCCAGCCACGTTCCT
This genomic interval from Salvia splendens isolate huo1 chromosome 13, SspV2, whole genome shotgun sequence contains the following:
- the LOC121762531 gene encoding probable arabinose 5-phosphate isomerase encodes the protein MGSLSLSFTDPQHQEMNISSQKLDKTHLFNLFKCQQNYLNHFFQNLDISQTLAFTEALLKAEGTIFFSGVGKSGFVAQKISQTLVSLGIKSGFLSPVDALHGDIGILSAEDLLVLFSKSGNSEELLKLAPCARAKGVYLISVTSVAPNGLTRMCDLNVHLPLERELCPFDLAPVTSTAIQMVFGDTVAIALMGARNLSKEEYASNHPAGRIGKCLIFKVKDVMKKKDELPVCREQDLIMDLLVELTSKGCGCLLVINDDYHLLGTFTDGDLRRTLKASGEGIFKLTVGEMCNRNPRTIGPEAMAVEAMQKMESPPSPVQFLPVINDENVVIGIVTLHGLVSAGL
- the LOC121763088 gene encoding uncharacterized protein LOC121763088 — translated: MYPPSTTTAPPLSSVNPALPTHFSHQYHTLFSQRHTFPLIFNPKKSPFNRGLQLRLVLGPAFASISGYPYEESESSAYDPELRRVLELASDSELYELERILFGRSFFSPLLKSVLKRDEIDHFMTGEDPDEREDYISMLESRFFFLAADARSTLRGWRPSYRSVLLGVRKKLKVPCSAKLSAEDLEVEIFLHLLHEYSSKEQENFSSSKVSSKNDGPNSLEQGLSSWKVQKLAALGIGATDIRSIILKGGGMLTLEKLLELLGGNVSVEAAKYTMKKELIRKGGQLAAINLESGVAFLAARQGLKAAAARYLGLRSITQLFGPLMWGTLLADVFIQMLGTDYARILRAIYAIAQIRIYRSTHDKS